In one Lujinxingia sediminis genomic region, the following are encoded:
- a CDS encoding sugar transferase, giving the protein MPLYDHLKRTIDVVAAGAGLVATAPVLAASAAAVYATMGRPLFFRQQRPGLGGEPFELIKFRTMRLSAPDQDDIGSEASRMTPVGQFLRSTSLDELPTLINVLRGEMSLVGPRPLLMRYLPRYSSEQARRHEVRPGVTGWAQINGRNALSWEQKFALDVWYVDHRSLSLDLKILLGTVGKVFAREGINQSGHTTMPEFMGNEASSPSAGNTSNSARRGA; this is encoded by the coding sequence ATGCCCCTGTACGACCACCTCAAACGCACGATCGATGTTGTCGCCGCCGGCGCCGGGCTGGTGGCTACGGCCCCGGTGCTCGCTGCGAGCGCGGCGGCGGTGTACGCCACCATGGGCCGACCGCTCTTCTTTCGACAGCAACGCCCCGGCCTCGGTGGCGAGCCCTTTGAGCTGATCAAGTTTCGCACCATGCGCCTCTCGGCTCCCGACCAGGATGATATCGGCAGTGAGGCGAGCCGAATGACCCCGGTGGGGCAGTTTCTGCGCTCGACGAGCCTTGATGAACTCCCCACGCTTATCAACGTGCTTCGTGGCGAGATGAGCCTTGTGGGACCGCGCCCTCTTCTCATGCGCTACCTGCCTCGTTACAGCTCGGAGCAGGCGCGTCGCCACGAGGTACGACCCGGCGTCACAGGCTGGGCGCAGATCAACGGGCGCAACGCCCTGAGCTGGGAGCAGAAGTTTGCCCTGGATGTCTGGTACGTCGACCACCGCTCGCTGTCTCTCGACCTGAAGATCCTGCTGGGCACCGTCGGCAAAGTCTTCGCCCGCGAAGGCATCAACCAGAGTGGACACACGACCATGCCCGAGTTTATGGGCAACGAAGCCTCCTCCCCCTCCGCCGGCAACACTTCCAACTCGGCACGCAGAGGCGCCTGA
- the yidD gene encoding membrane protein insertion efficiency factor YidD gives MYRFPTTLSPIAMLALALMLSACQSTPTARPGASEWASAGGMPAGALARASMPEGGPAGWDEAGGVATSANSGIFTTAYRLYSRHLTAVDGPRCEHRPTCSRYAYEAVQHHGFLLGSWLAVDRLMRSNSSSVLRRLPIEKIEEGSVYYRDPIEDNDFFL, from the coding sequence ATGTATCGTTTTCCGACAACGCTTTCTCCCATCGCGATGCTGGCGCTGGCGCTGATGTTGAGCGCGTGCCAGAGCACGCCGACGGCAAGACCGGGGGCCTCCGAGTGGGCCTCCGCGGGTGGAATGCCAGCCGGAGCGCTGGCGCGCGCGTCGATGCCCGAGGGCGGTCCGGCCGGATGGGATGAGGCCGGGGGTGTCGCAACATCGGCCAACTCCGGCATCTTTACCACCGCCTACCGGTTGTATTCGCGGCACCTCACCGCGGTGGACGGGCCGCGCTGCGAACATCGCCCCACCTGCTCGCGTTATGCCTACGAGGCCGTGCAACATCACGGCTTTTTGCTGGGTTCCTGGTTGGCCGTCGATCGTCTGATGCGATCCAACAGCTCCAGCGTCTTGCGGCGCCTGCCGATCGAGAAGATCGAAGAGGGCTCCGTCTACTACCGCGATCCGATCGAAGATAATGACTTCTTCCTCTAG
- a CDS encoding Hsp20/alpha crystallin family protein produces the protein MSTSPWFDDPYQLFRQELRSMMGGTSVFPFQRRDGQTAGGRTMGVFPPVNIYDNGDAFMIRAEMPGIDRDSLDVSSKADQVVIRGERNLERMEDADVHRRERDAGQFRRAITLPQPVDVSKVEATYTHGILEIIAPRKEDVRPRRITIT, from the coding sequence ATGAGTACTTCGCCGTGGTTTGACGATCCTTACCAGCTCTTTCGCCAGGAGCTCCGCTCAATGATGGGCGGGACCTCCGTCTTCCCCTTTCAGCGCCGCGACGGACAGACAGCCGGGGGCCGGACCATGGGCGTGTTCCCCCCGGTCAACATCTACGATAACGGCGACGCGTTCATGATCCGCGCCGAAATGCCGGGCATCGATCGCGACTCGTTGGATGTCAGCTCCAAAGCCGACCAGGTTGTGATCCGCGGAGAGCGCAACCTGGAGCGCATGGAAGATGCCGACGTGCATCGCCGTGAGCGCGACGCCGGCCAGTTCCGCCGCGCCATCACGCTGCCTCAGCCCGTTGATGTCTCGAAGGTCGAAGCGACCTACACCCACGGGATCCTGGAGATCATCGCGCCGCGCAAAGAAGACGTGCGCCCGCGACGCATCACCATCACATGA
- a CDS encoding ElyC/SanA/YdcF family protein, with protein sequence MFVIKRAFAMLLLPLGMVAALIIVGLVVWWRWPQSRLGPLLIIGATAGLLFGSCSPGANLMLRPLEERYPPLLDVDAQEYTGVDYVMVLGAGFVDDERYPLVAQIHEEGVMRLVEGIRILRKLPHAKLVVSGGTRKGGRTNAEATRQLAIDLGVAPERILIANSALDTAQEAEAFEAMAGPGASLILVTSASHMPRAMQLFERRGLRPTAAPCAHRVIEGQGGGLWPNATHLRKTERAFYEWAGRLFVSLGGD encoded by the coding sequence ATGTTTGTGATCAAACGCGCTTTTGCGATGCTGCTCTTACCCCTGGGAATGGTCGCCGCGCTCATCATCGTGGGGCTTGTCGTGTGGTGGCGCTGGCCGCAGAGCCGCCTGGGCCCCCTGCTGATCATCGGGGCAACCGCCGGGCTGCTCTTTGGCAGCTGCTCGCCGGGTGCCAACCTGATGCTGCGCCCCCTGGAGGAGCGCTACCCGCCCCTGCTCGATGTCGATGCTCAGGAGTATACCGGGGTCGATTACGTGATGGTTCTGGGGGCGGGATTTGTCGACGATGAGCGCTATCCTCTGGTCGCTCAGATTCACGAAGAAGGTGTGATGCGCCTGGTCGAAGGCATCCGCATCTTGCGAAAACTTCCCCACGCAAAGCTCGTCGTCAGCGGGGGCACACGCAAAGGGGGGCGCACCAACGCCGAGGCCACCCGCCAGCTCGCCATCGATCTGGGTGTGGCGCCGGAGCGCATTCTGATCGCCAACAGCGCCCTTGATACCGCTCAGGAGGCCGAGGCCTTTGAGGCGATGGCTGGCCCCGGTGCGTCGCTGATCCTTGTGACCAGCGCCTCGCATATGCCTCGGGCGATGCAGCTCTTTGAGCGTCGCGGGCTCAGGCCCACCGCCGCGCCCTGCGCTCACCGCGTGATCGAAGGGCAGGGCGGTGGGCTGTGGCCCAACGCCACCCACCTGCGAAAGACCGAGCGTGCGTTCTACGAGTGGGCAGGTCGGCTCTTTGTGAGCCTCGGGGGAGATTGA
- a CDS encoding Hsp20/alpha crystallin family protein: MARTSKSTQSSNGNTQGTSQEIAVHRKEELQEAEGTREGTYFRPNVDIYETSKALTLVADVPGTAAEDFEIDLRDNLLTIVGSVREVEPGWQPLYSEYRVGHFMRQFRVGQQIDQTKISAEITDGVLKLTLPKAESAKPRKIEVRTA, encoded by the coding sequence ATGGCCCGTACATCCAAAAGCACTCAAAGCTCCAATGGCAACACGCAGGGCACAAGTCAGGAGATTGCAGTTCACCGTAAAGAAGAGCTTCAGGAGGCCGAGGGCACCCGCGAGGGCACCTACTTTCGGCCCAACGTCGACATCTATGAGACCTCCAAAGCGCTGACGCTTGTGGCCGATGTGCCCGGCACCGCTGCGGAAGATTTTGAGATCGATCTTCGCGACAACCTGCTCACCATTGTGGGGAGCGTACGCGAGGTCGAGCCGGGCTGGCAGCCCCTCTACTCGGAGTATCGGGTGGGGCATTTCATGCGGCAGTTCCGCGTGGGCCAGCAGATCGATCAGACGAAGATCAGCGCCGAGATCACCGACGGTGTACTCAAGCTGACGCTTCCGAAGGCTGAGAGCGCCAAACCGCGCAAGATTGAAGTGCGCACGGCGTGA
- a CDS encoding ATP-grasp domain-containing protein, translating to MKVLITGAGALLGQGIIRALRATTLDATIIAVDPSPLAAGLYWAHRAHLVPLAADPEFLPQFEAILASESPDVVLVGTDVELRLLAAHRARLEETYHTRLLISPEQVVAIAEDKWRTYEFLRDRGLGCPVSALPGDVGQLIEAVGFPLIVKPRVGCRSVGVYKVNDEAELERALALEPDPVIQECVATPFDEYTAGALVFEGRCEASIVMRRLLRDGNTYQGFVAPYPELNAQVREIAEALGAFGPVNVQFRLDGERVKVFEINARFSGTTPLRACAGFNEVEIALRHLLYGEPVVQPPVQSMTILRHWAETIVTEDVAQATQSLLSPSLAGMRAALGILW from the coding sequence ATGAAGGTGCTCATCACCGGTGCCGGCGCGCTGCTCGGTCAGGGGATCATCCGAGCTCTGCGTGCTACCACGCTTGATGCCACGATCATTGCTGTTGACCCGAGTCCGCTGGCCGCGGGCCTCTACTGGGCGCATCGCGCTCATCTGGTACCACTGGCGGCGGACCCGGAGTTTCTGCCGCAGTTCGAGGCGATCCTCGCCAGCGAGAGCCCCGATGTGGTGTTGGTGGGGACCGATGTAGAACTGCGTCTGCTTGCCGCCCATCGCGCTCGTCTCGAAGAGACCTACCACACCCGGCTGCTCATCAGCCCCGAGCAGGTCGTGGCGATCGCCGAAGATAAATGGCGAACCTACGAGTTTTTGCGCGACCGCGGCCTGGGCTGTCCGGTTTCAGCGCTGCCGGGCGATGTCGGACAACTCATAGAGGCGGTGGGATTTCCGTTGATCGTCAAACCGAGGGTGGGATGTCGCTCGGTCGGGGTCTACAAGGTCAACGACGAAGCCGAATTGGAGCGCGCGCTGGCGTTGGAGCCTGACCCTGTCATTCAGGAGTGCGTTGCCACCCCTTTTGACGAGTACACCGCCGGAGCCCTGGTCTTTGAGGGACGCTGCGAGGCCTCCATTGTGATGCGCCGCCTGCTCCGCGATGGCAACACCTACCAGGGCTTTGTGGCGCCTTATCCCGAGCTCAACGCCCAGGTGCGCGAGATCGCCGAGGCGCTGGGGGCCTTCGGGCCGGTCAATGTTCAGTTTCGTCTCGACGGCGAGCGCGTCAAAGTCTTCGAGATCAACGCGCGCTTCTCCGGCACCACTCCGCTGCGCGCCTGCGCGGGCTTTAACGAAGTGGAGATCGCGCTGCGACATCTCCTCTATGGCGAGCCGGTGGTGCAGCCCCCGGTGCAGTCGATGACGATATTGCGCCACTGGGCCGAGACGATCGTCACCGAAGATGTGGCGCAGGCGACTCAATCCCTGCTCTCACCAAGCCTGGCCGGGATGCGCGCCGCGCTGGGAATCCTCTGGTGA
- a CDS encoding zinc ribbon domain-containing protein, which produces MKEQLALLRELQNIDLELDEITTKKEEIVGRIQENTGFLDKLVDDLNSQKEELEEIRALQSQKKDDLKEINENLTMRQKRLRDIGSTKEYNAVEKEIESFKKSSEQTEEELLHLLEVIESTQESIKEKEDKIIQLREGIAADEAEAEKRLAELDAVINKLTNRQEEARGQVSKRVIHKYDFIRSRRPGLAVVACKNGHCEGCFMALPPQQYIEVQRGNTLEICPSCNRILYFWEDALGESSASDAMEA; this is translated from the coding sequence TTGAAAGAACAACTGGCCCTTCTTCGAGAACTTCAGAACATCGACCTGGAGCTCGACGAAATCACCACCAAGAAAGAAGAGATCGTTGGACGCATCCAGGAAAATACCGGCTTCCTGGACAAACTCGTCGACGACCTCAACTCCCAGAAAGAAGAGCTCGAAGAGATTCGCGCCCTTCAGTCGCAGAAGAAAGATGATCTCAAGGAGATCAACGAAAATCTGACCATGCGTCAGAAGCGCCTTCGCGACATCGGCTCGACCAAAGAGTACAACGCCGTCGAGAAGGAGATTGAGAGCTTCAAGAAGTCCAGCGAGCAAACCGAAGAAGAGCTGCTGCACCTGCTTGAAGTCATTGAGTCGACTCAAGAGTCGATCAAAGAGAAGGAAGACAAGATCATCCAACTGCGCGAAGGCATCGCCGCCGATGAGGCCGAGGCCGAGAAGCGCCTGGCCGAGCTCGACGCGGTCATCAACAAGCTGACCAACCGTCAGGAAGAGGCCCGCGGTCAGGTCTCCAAGCGCGTGATTCACAAGTACGACTTCATCCGCAGCCGCCGCCCGGGGCTTGCGGTGGTGGCCTGCAAAAACGGCCATTGCGAAGGCTGCTTTATGGCGCTTCCGCCCCAGCAGTACATTGAGGTTCAGCGCGGCAACACGCTTGAGATCTGCCCGAGCTGCAACCGCATCCTCTACTTCTGGGAAGATGCACTGGGCGAGTCGTCGGCCTCCGACGCGATGGAAGCCTGA
- a CDS encoding thymidine phosphorylase, translating into MRFVELIRKKRQGGELSEQELKRLVDAYTTEELPDYQMSAFLMAVYFQSMTSKELSAWTEAMLHSGQVLDLSSIVGAKVDKHSTGGVGDKVSLILAPLAVAAGLKVPMISGRGLGHTGGTLDKLESIPGFNVNQSVERFIELVDTLGLGLIGQTGEVAPADKKIYALRDVTATVECIPLIASSIMSKKLAEGIDALILDVKVGSGAFMKNIDRARELAQTMIGIGKAMNRPVRALITDMDQPLGLTIGNSLEVIESIETLRGEGPEDLTEITLELVTEMLDVAGEVSDRDQTKRRLFELLRDGSALGVFEKIIEAQGGDASVCADTSKLPTAKYTTVLEAWEGGHINRMQAESVGIAAMELGAGRRRKEDTIDPAVGLVMNAKRGDKVEPGQPVVTIHYNDDRELDKVKQMLRDAIVIGEAPTDVPPLILDRLS; encoded by the coding sequence ATGCGCTTTGTCGAGTTGATCCGCAAGAAACGTCAGGGTGGGGAGCTGAGCGAGCAGGAGCTCAAGCGTCTGGTCGATGCCTACACCACCGAAGAGCTGCCCGATTACCAGATGTCGGCGTTTCTGATGGCGGTCTACTTCCAGTCAATGACCTCCAAAGAGCTCTCGGCCTGGACCGAGGCGATGTTGCATTCCGGCCAGGTCCTCGATCTCTCCAGCATCGTCGGTGCCAAGGTCGACAAACACTCCACCGGCGGGGTTGGCGACAAGGTCTCGCTGATCCTGGCGCCGCTGGCTGTGGCCGCTGGGCTCAAGGTGCCCATGATCTCCGGGCGCGGGCTGGGGCACACCGGTGGCACGCTCGACAAGCTCGAGAGCATCCCCGGCTTTAACGTTAACCAGAGCGTCGAGCGCTTCATTGAGCTGGTCGACACCCTGGGGCTGGGGCTTATCGGTCAGACCGGCGAGGTCGCTCCGGCCGATAAGAAGATCTATGCGCTGCGCGATGTTACCGCCACGGTGGAGTGCATTCCGCTGATTGCCAGCTCGATCATGAGCAAAAAACTCGCCGAGGGCATCGACGCGCTCATCCTCGATGTGAAGGTGGGTTCCGGTGCCTTTATGAAGAACATCGACCGCGCCCGCGAGCTTGCGCAGACGATGATCGGCATCGGTAAGGCGATGAACCGCCCGGTGCGAGCGCTCATCACCGACATGGACCAGCCCCTGGGCCTGACCATCGGCAACAGCCTGGAGGTCATTGAGAGCATTGAGACGCTGCGCGGCGAAGGTCCCGAAGATCTTACCGAGATCACCCTTGAGCTGGTCACCGAGATGCTCGATGTGGCCGGGGAAGTCTCCGATCGCGATCAGACCAAGCGCCGCTTGTTCGAGCTTCTGCGCGACGGCAGCGCGCTGGGAGTCTTCGAGAAGATCATCGAAGCGCAAGGCGGCGACGCCTCGGTCTGCGCTGACACTTCGAAGTTGCCCACCGCCAAATACACCACGGTGCTGGAAGCCTGGGAGGGCGGCCATATCAATCGCATGCAGGCCGAATCGGTTGGCATCGCTGCGATGGAACTCGGCGCCGGACGTCGCCGTAAAGAAGACACCATCGACCCGGCCGTGGGCCTGGTGATGAATGCCAAACGCGGCGATAAGGTGGAGCCCGGGCAACCGGTGGTCACCATCCATTACAACGACGATCGCGAGCTTGATAAGGTCAAGCAGATGTTGCGCGATGCGATCGTGATTGGCGAGGCCCCCACCGATGTGCCGCCGTTGATCCTCGATCGCCTTAGCTAA
- a CDS encoding NeuD/PglB/VioB family sugar acetyltransferase, whose amino-acid sequence MEWLHIPMLNANEDEVEVIEVHVDEGQEVERGQVLCTLESTKATADVEAPCDGFVRALGVREGQRAKVGQPLCALTATADEPVHLSSPQADAGAQAGSDLPRATRRAAALASEYEVDLRTIPHEGILTERDILAHLGRGPGALRAPGDQAARAHTDIEVGGGGDAIVIYGAGGHARVVIDMVREGRRDLRIIGIIDDAPDRPDELLGVPVLGDASMFAGLRERGVRLAALGVGAVTHNALRAELFARLKREGFLMPNLIHPRAAVESSAQMGQGNQIFAGAVVSSCVRLGDNTIINSNVVVSHDCIIEDHAHLTPGALLAGGVQVGPRSVVGMGATIFLGVRVGADVVVGNGSHILQNLEDQRVVRAGER is encoded by the coding sequence ATGGAATGGCTACACATCCCGATGCTCAACGCCAACGAAGATGAAGTGGAGGTCATTGAAGTTCATGTCGACGAAGGCCAGGAGGTTGAGCGCGGTCAGGTGCTCTGCACCCTGGAGTCCACCAAGGCCACCGCCGATGTGGAGGCCCCCTGCGATGGATTTGTGCGCGCGCTGGGGGTGCGTGAAGGCCAGCGCGCAAAAGTCGGTCAGCCCCTCTGCGCGCTGACGGCGACGGCCGACGAGCCCGTACACCTCTCCTCCCCCCAGGCCGATGCCGGGGCCCAGGCCGGGAGCGATCTTCCGCGGGCCACTCGCCGCGCCGCGGCTCTGGCCAGTGAGTATGAGGTCGATCTTCGCACCATCCCCCACGAGGGCATCCTCACCGAACGCGATATCCTGGCGCACCTGGGCCGGGGCCCGGGCGCGCTGCGCGCGCCCGGCGATCAGGCAGCCCGGGCCCACACCGACATCGAGGTCGGTGGCGGCGGAGACGCCATCGTGATCTACGGCGCCGGCGGCCACGCCCGCGTGGTCATCGATATGGTGCGGGAAGGTCGACGCGATCTACGCATCATCGGCATCATTGATGACGCCCCCGACCGCCCCGACGAGCTGCTGGGCGTGCCGGTGCTCGGCGACGCTTCGATGTTCGCCGGGCTCCGAGAGCGCGGCGTGCGCCTGGCCGCCCTGGGCGTCGGCGCGGTCACCCACAACGCACTGCGCGCCGAACTCTTCGCTCGTCTCAAGCGCGAAGGCTTCTTGATGCCCAACCTCATTCACCCCCGCGCCGCAGTCGAATCATCGGCGCAGATGGGCCAGGGCAACCAGATCTTCGCCGGTGCCGTGGTCAGCTCCTGCGTGCGCCTGGGCGACAACACCATCATCAACAGCAATGTGGTCGTCAGCCACGACTGCATCATCGAAGACCACGCCCACCTCACCCCCGGCGCGCTCCTGGCCGGGGGGGTTCAGGTGGGACCCCGTTCTGTGGTGGGCATGGGTGCCACGATCTTTCTGGGGGTGCGCGTGGGTGCCGATGTCGTCGTGGGCAACGGCTCCCACATCCTGCAGAACCTCGAAGATCAGCGCGTGGTGCGCGCCGGCGAGCGTTGA
- a CDS encoding gamma-glutamylcyclotransferase produces the protein MWIFGYGSLIWRPGFNYEARLPGIIRGFRRVFYQGSPDHRGVPDAPGRVVTLLPDPRASTFGVAFKLGAAEHARILGELDVREQGGYQRHLLPVFSPAHDAPLIDEALVYLATRDNPHYLGEAPVEAIAHQVLHSHGPSGPNTEYVLRLADALRAEGADDPHVFAIERALRQLLDDSAH, from the coding sequence ATGTGGATCTTCGGTTACGGCTCGCTGATCTGGCGCCCCGGCTTTAACTATGAGGCGCGCCTGCCCGGCATCATTCGCGGTTTTCGTCGCGTCTTCTACCAGGGCTCGCCCGACCATCGAGGTGTCCCCGACGCCCCGGGACGCGTGGTCACCCTCCTTCCCGACCCCCGGGCCTCCACCTTCGGGGTGGCTTTCAAGCTCGGTGCGGCCGAGCACGCGCGCATCCTCGGCGAGCTCGATGTGCGCGAGCAGGGTGGCTACCAACGCCATCTTTTGCCGGTCTTTTCTCCCGCGCACGACGCTCCGCTGATCGACGAAGCGCTTGTCTACCTGGCCACCCGCGACAACCCCCACTACCTGGGAGAAGCCCCGGTGGAAGCGATCGCCCACCAGGTGCTGCACAGCCACGGCCCCAGCGGCCCGAACACCGAGTATGTGCTGCGCCTGGCCGACGCCCTGCGCGCCGAGGGTGCCGACGACCCTCACGTCTTCGCGATCGAGCGCGCCCTGCGCCAACTTCTCGATGATTCGGCTCACTGA
- a CDS encoding MgtC/SapB family protein: MEPSTVLDFGMVRAVAVSLALGGIIGLERQSHREPESPLGSVGVRTFALSSLLGTVSVIAQNILPGLPYVVGLGYFALLVAFFWHERRATEHEVGITTQISAMVVFVLGVLVPSMPMVAASIAVIVAIVLSLKRHTTTFVHLLTPAEIVSTMKFLLVTVVLLPLLPDQPVDPWGIYNLREIWLLVVLISGISFLGYFAIRFLGTSRGLVLTGVLGGMASSTAVALAMSRQVHQNPRSRTVLLSAAFAIMLANAFMFARVTVAVAVVNLELVKTLWLPFVLMAIPGSVVAGLLWVTLVSHVRDRPEGRDEPATIDEGMTLEIRNPFELVPALKFALLLVVIIGVAKGLGQLYGSQVIYLTAIFGGLAETNAISLAVARMEAGGELSAPLATQAIVIAILTNSLVKAALSAIIGSRRLGAYVAMGLAPIMAVGLLAAFLLL; this comes from the coding sequence TTGGAACCTTCCACCGTACTTGATTTTGGGATGGTGCGCGCAGTGGCTGTGAGCCTGGCACTGGGCGGCATCATCGGCCTGGAGCGCCAGAGTCACCGGGAGCCGGAGAGCCCGCTGGGGAGCGTGGGGGTGCGTACCTTCGCGCTGAGCTCGCTGCTGGGCACCGTCTCGGTGATCGCGCAGAACATCTTACCGGGACTGCCCTACGTGGTGGGGCTGGGCTATTTCGCGCTGCTTGTGGCTTTTTTCTGGCATGAGCGCCGCGCCACCGAGCATGAGGTGGGCATTACCACGCAGATCTCGGCGATGGTGGTCTTTGTGCTGGGCGTGCTGGTGCCAAGCATGCCGATGGTAGCCGCGTCGATCGCGGTGATCGTGGCCATTGTACTCTCGCTCAAGCGCCACACCACGACCTTTGTGCACCTGCTCACACCGGCGGAGATCGTCTCGACGATGAAGTTCTTGCTGGTGACGGTGGTGCTCCTGCCGCTCTTGCCCGACCAGCCGGTGGACCCCTGGGGGATCTATAACCTGCGCGAGATCTGGCTACTGGTCGTGCTGATCAGCGGGATCAGCTTTCTGGGTTATTTTGCGATCCGTTTTCTGGGGACGAGCCGCGGGCTGGTGCTCACCGGGGTGCTTGGTGGAATGGCGTCAAGCACGGCGGTCGCACTGGCGATGTCGCGCCAGGTTCATCAGAACCCGCGCTCGCGTACGGTGCTCTTATCCGCAGCGTTTGCGATCATGCTGGCCAACGCTTTTATGTTTGCGCGGGTGACCGTGGCGGTGGCGGTGGTGAACCTGGAGCTGGTCAAGACGCTGTGGTTGCCCTTTGTGCTGATGGCCATTCCAGGCTCGGTGGTAGCCGGGCTGCTGTGGGTCACGCTGGTCAGCCATGTGCGCGACCGCCCCGAGGGACGCGATGAGCCAGCGACGATCGATGAAGGGATGACTCTGGAGATTCGCAACCCCTTTGAGCTCGTGCCCGCCCTGAAGTTCGCGCTCTTGCTGGTGGTGATCATCGGCGTGGCCAAGGGCCTGGGGCAACTCTACGGCTCGCAGGTGATCTACCTCACCGCGATCTTCGGTGGCCTGGCCGAAACCAACGCCATCAGCCTGGCGGTGGCACGCATGGAGGCCGGCGGCGAGTTGAGCGCACCGCTGGCCACCCAGGCGATTGTCATCGCGATTCTGACCAACAGTCTGGTCAAGGCGGCGCTGAGCGCCATCATCGGCTCGCGACGCCTGGGGGCCTATGTGGCGATGGGGCTCGCGCCGATCATGGCGGTGGGGCTGCTGGCGGCGTTTTTGCTGCTCTGA
- the rfbD gene encoding dTDP-4-dehydrorhamnose reductase, producing the protein MVSTIVIASAGQLGSELMAALKAGGEAAVGVNLEQCNLDDPHSIEATLERHPGVTRIFNAGAFTQVDRAEHEPQAAFRTNALGVGFLAHACAERQITLVHFSTDYVFGDGHNRPIEEDDQPNPLSVYGRSKLLGERLALQHNPRTVVLRSCGLYGPSHPNFVRAMLRLGQGPEPVAIVNDQVVTPTPARTLAEVAIALSTRDDFGIFHATAQGQCSWFDFARALFDHLDLRPRLRPVDSASWGAAARRPSYSVLENLELQRLQLDTFGDWYAELAAFLDAHGQRLLHELRPDDDLDAGHRPAAP; encoded by the coding sequence ATGGTCTCGACCATCGTGATTGCCAGCGCCGGGCAGCTGGGAAGCGAACTTATGGCCGCGCTGAAAGCCGGCGGCGAAGCCGCTGTGGGCGTCAACCTGGAGCAGTGCAACCTCGACGATCCCCACAGCATTGAGGCGACCTTAGAGCGCCATCCTGGGGTTACCCGGATCTTTAACGCCGGGGCCTTCACCCAGGTGGACCGGGCCGAACACGAGCCCCAGGCCGCCTTTCGTACCAACGCCCTGGGCGTGGGCTTTTTAGCGCACGCCTGCGCCGAGCGCCAGATCACCCTGGTGCACTTCTCCACCGACTATGTCTTCGGCGACGGCCACAACCGTCCCATTGAGGAGGATGACCAGCCCAATCCACTCTCGGTGTACGGACGCAGCAAACTTCTGGGTGAACGCCTGGCGTTGCAGCATAACCCGCGCACGGTGGTGCTGCGCAGCTGTGGGCTCTATGGCCCCTCCCATCCCAACTTCGTACGCGCCATGCTGCGACTGGGACAGGGCCCCGAGCCGGTGGCCATCGTCAACGATCAGGTCGTCACGCCCACGCCCGCCCGCACCCTGGCCGAGGTCGCCATCGCCCTGTCCACGCGCGATGATTTCGGCATCTTTCACGCCACCGCCCAGGGGCAGTGCTCCTGGTTTGACTTCGCCCGCGCCCTCTTCGACCATCTCGACCTGCGCCCTCGCCTGCGACCGGTTGACTCCGCGAGTTGGGGAGCGGCGGCGCGACGCCCATCCTACTCGGTGCTGGAGAACCTGGAGCTCCAACGCCTTCAACTCGATACCTTCGGCGACTGGTACGCCGAACTCGCGGCCTTCCTCGATGCCCACGGCCAGCGCCTGCTCCATGAGCTTCGCCCCGACGACGACCTCGACGCTGGACATCGCCCCGCAGCGCCTTAA